The following coding sequences are from one Natrarchaeobaculum sulfurireducens window:
- a CDS encoding thioredoxin domain-containing protein, with protein MDQPTERNRLDEEESPYLRQHADNPVNWQPWDEQALEAARDRDVPIFLSIGYSACHWCHVMEDESFADGNVAEVVNENFVPIKVDREERPDVDSIYMTVCQLVSGRGGWPLSAWLTPEGKPFFVGTYFPREAKRGQPGFLDLCRRISDSWDSPDDRAEMEHRADQWTSAARDRLEETPDAVRGSAPPTSEVLERAAEAALRTADRQHGGFGSSGPKFPQPSRLQVLARAYDRTGREAFREVLCESLDAMVAGGLYDHVGGGFHRYCVDRDWTVPHFEKMLYDNAEIPRALLTGYQLTGDERYAEVVRETLEFVERELTHPDGGFFSTLDAQSEDPKTGEHEEGVFYVWTPAEVHDVLDDETDAELFCARYDVTESGNFEGTSQPNRIRPIDALAEEYDLAEAAVEQRLEDARDALFDARAERPRPNRDEKVLAGWNGLLITTCAEAALCLGDDAYTEQAVDALEFVRERLWDDDANRLSRRYKDGDVKVDGYLEDYAFLARGALACYEATGEVEYLAFALELGRVIEVEFWDADRETLYFTPESGESLVTRPQELSDQSTPSATGVAVETLLSLDGFTSDDFESIASAVLETHANRLESNAFEHATLCLAADRLEAGPVEITVAAESPPEPWQDAFATRYVSGRLFAHRPPTDDGLEAWLGELGLEDAPPIWAGREARDGEPTLYVCRGRTCSAPTHDVETALEWLEGDDPADAPF; from the coding sequence ATGGATCAGCCCACCGAACGCAACCGCCTCGACGAGGAAGAGAGCCCGTATCTCCGCCAGCACGCGGACAACCCCGTCAACTGGCAGCCCTGGGACGAGCAGGCGCTCGAGGCCGCCCGCGACCGTGACGTCCCGATTTTCCTTTCGATCGGCTACTCGGCGTGTCACTGGTGCCACGTCATGGAAGACGAGAGCTTCGCCGACGGGAACGTCGCCGAGGTAGTAAACGAGAACTTCGTCCCTATCAAGGTCGACCGCGAAGAGCGTCCGGACGTCGATAGTATCTACATGACGGTCTGCCAACTCGTCTCAGGTCGTGGCGGCTGGCCCCTGTCGGCGTGGCTCACCCCCGAGGGCAAGCCCTTCTTCGTGGGGACGTACTTCCCCAGAGAAGCGAAACGGGGCCAGCCCGGTTTTCTCGATCTCTGTCGACGAATCAGCGACTCGTGGGACTCACCCGACGATCGTGCGGAGATGGAACACCGAGCCGACCAGTGGACCAGTGCCGCAAGAGACCGACTCGAGGAGACGCCCGACGCGGTTCGCGGTTCGGCCCCGCCAACTAGCGAGGTACTCGAGCGTGCGGCCGAAGCAGCGCTCAGGACTGCCGACCGCCAGCACGGTGGCTTCGGCTCGAGCGGTCCCAAGTTCCCTCAGCCGTCCCGGTTACAGGTACTCGCCCGGGCGTACGATCGGACCGGGCGCGAGGCGTTCCGCGAGGTGCTCTGTGAGTCGCTGGACGCGATGGTGGCAGGAGGCCTCTACGACCACGTCGGCGGCGGCTTTCACCGGTACTGCGTCGACCGCGACTGGACGGTGCCTCACTTCGAGAAGATGCTGTACGACAATGCCGAGATCCCGCGGGCGCTGCTCACCGGCTACCAGCTCACCGGCGACGAGCGCTATGCCGAGGTGGTCAGAGAGACGCTCGAGTTCGTCGAACGCGAGTTGACCCATCCCGATGGCGGCTTTTTCAGTACGCTCGATGCTCAGAGCGAGGACCCAAAAACGGGCGAGCACGAGGAGGGGGTGTTCTACGTCTGGACGCCCGCGGAGGTCCACGACGTACTCGACGACGAGACGGATGCGGAGCTGTTCTGTGCCCGCTACGACGTCACCGAATCGGGCAACTTCGAGGGGACGAGCCAGCCCAACCGGATTCGACCGATCGATGCCCTGGCCGAGGAGTACGACCTCGCCGAAGCGGCCGTCGAACAACGACTCGAGGACGCTCGAGATGCTCTCTTCGATGCTCGAGCGGAGCGTCCGCGACCGAACCGCGACGAGAAGGTACTGGCGGGCTGGAACGGGCTCCTGATCACGACCTGTGCGGAGGCTGCGCTCTGTCTCGGAGATGATGCGTACACAGAGCAGGCCGTCGACGCGCTCGAGTTCGTCCGAGAGCGACTCTGGGACGACGACGCGAACCGACTCTCGCGGCGGTACAAAGACGGGGACGTCAAGGTCGACGGCTACCTCGAGGATTACGCCTTCCTCGCTCGCGGCGCGCTCGCGTGTTACGAAGCGACCGGCGAGGTTGAGTACCTCGCGTTCGCACTCGAGCTGGGTCGAGTCATCGAGGTCGAGTTCTGGGATGCCGACCGCGAAACGCTGTATTTCACCCCTGAAAGTGGCGAGTCGCTGGTCACCCGTCCACAGGAGCTGTCGGACCAGTCGACTCCGTCGGCGACCGGCGTTGCCGTCGAGACGCTGCTGTCTCTCGATGGGTTCACGAGCGACGACTTCGAGTCGATCGCCTCGGCTGTCCTCGAGACCCACGCCAACCGCCTCGAGTCGAACGCGTTCGAACACGCGACGCTCTGTCTCGCGGCCGACCGGCTCGAGGCCGGGCCCGTCGAGATCACCGTCGCCGCCGAAAGTCCACCTGAACCGTGGCAGGATGCGTTCGCCACGCGGTACGTTTCCGGCCGACTGTTCGCACATCGGCCGCCGACGGACGACGGCCTCGAGGCCTGGCTCGGCGAACTCGGTCTCGAGGACGCCCCGCCGATCTGGGCCGGCCGGGAGGCCCGCGACGGCGAACCGACACTGTACGTCTGTCGCGGGCGGACCTGTTCGGCGCCGACCCACGACGTCGAGACGGCGCTCGAGTGGCTCGAGGGGGACGATCCGGCAGACGCCCCGTTCTGA
- a CDS encoding methyl-accepting chemotaxis protein produces MSFGNRSAGGRLEDTTERIDTDVVEDIDADAGYDNAEAAEIQESLAELGQGTGEISERLEEIHAEANEQHEAIMHVADETSSLSASVEEIASSSEEVAAAGETAQELAENGQQSAGEVGSAMESIREAATEVTEDVTAIQQSVAEIDEIVSIIDNIADQTNLLALNASIEAAHADKSGDGFAVVASEVKSLAEDSQQRASEIERTIRDVEEKTNAAVTSLDENNERIERGIDEVDRAVEHLEDIHDVVGEVSAGIDEVAAATDEQASSTEEVASMVDQTVASAERIATDTGAIATEIESQTEHIETIDRTLEHLVDDFAPSARPVQ; encoded by the coding sequence ATGTCATTCGGTAACCGATCTGCGGGCGGTAGACTCGAGGATACGACCGAGCGCATCGACACCGACGTCGTCGAAGACATCGACGCGGACGCGGGATACGACAACGCCGAGGCTGCCGAGATACAGGAGTCGCTCGCGGAACTCGGCCAGGGAACTGGTGAGATCAGCGAGCGGCTGGAGGAGATCCACGCCGAAGCGAACGAGCAACACGAGGCGATCATGCACGTCGCCGACGAGACCTCGAGCCTTTCGGCGTCGGTCGAGGAGATCGCCTCCTCGTCGGAGGAAGTCGCCGCAGCGGGCGAGACGGCCCAGGAACTCGCTGAAAACGGCCAGCAGTCGGCTGGGGAAGTCGGCTCGGCGATGGAATCGATTCGCGAGGCCGCAACCGAGGTAACCGAAGACGTCACTGCGATCCAACAGAGCGTCGCGGAGATCGACGAAATCGTCTCGATCATCGACAACATCGCCGATCAGACGAACCTGCTGGCGCTGAACGCCTCGATCGAGGCTGCTCACGCCGACAAGTCAGGCGATGGGTTCGCCGTCGTTGCGAGCGAGGTCAAATCGCTGGCCGAAGACTCCCAGCAGCGAGCCAGCGAGATCGAACGGACGATCCGCGACGTCGAGGAGAAGACCAACGCAGCAGTCACGAGCTTAGACGAGAACAACGAGCGGATCGAACGCGGCATCGACGAGGTCGATCGAGCCGTCGAACATCTCGAGGACATCCACGATGTCGTCGGCGAGGTTTCGGCCGGTATCGACGAGGTCGCCGCTGCGACTGACGAGCAGGCCTCGAGCACCGAAGAGGTCGCGAGCATGGTCGATCAGACGGTCGCCAGTGCGGAGCGTATCGCGACCGACACCGGCGCGATTGCCACCGAAATCGAATCCCAGACCGAACACATCGAGACGATCGACCGAACGCTCGAACACCTCGTCGACGATTTCGCGCCGTCGGCCAGGCCGGTGCAGTAG
- the acnA gene encoding aconitate hydratase AcnA: MSTMEFSDAIREFEHDGETYKMADLTVLEEQGLCDLEKLPVSIRVLLESVLRNADGDMIDADDVRAAASWEPDVPDAEVPFTVSRVVLQDLTGVPAVVDLAALRSAADRKGVDPTVVEPEVPCDLVIDHSVQVDHFGSDDAYEKNVEIEYERNEERYRAIKWAQQAFDEFNVVPPGTGIVHQVNLEHLGEVVHEREVDGEQWLVPDTLVGTDSHTPMIGGIGVVGWGVGGIEAEAALLGQPINMSLPEVVGVRLSGDLPDGATATDLVLHITEKLREVGVVDKFVEFFGPGVSQLSVADRATISNMAPEQGSTISMFPVDDKTLEYLELTGRDEDHIELIREYLEAQGLFGEQDPEFTEVVEFDLGDVEPSLAGHKKPHQRIPMGNLDEHFPSLLEEEGVIGPGGEPAIGDGSGAAAADSTADGPGLALDEKVPVELEDGTEIEIGHGDVLVSAITSCTNTSNPSVMVGAGLLARNAAEAGLEVPEYVKTSLAPGSRVVTEYLERSGLLEDLEELGYHVVGYGCTTCIGNSGPLPEPIENAIDEHDLWTTSVLSGNRNFEARIHPKIKANYLASPPLVVAYGLAGRMDIDLEEEPIGTNDDGEEIYLEDIWPDTEEVRETIHDSISPEMFEEKYASVYEGDERWEALDAPEGEVYDWDSESTYIREPPFFQDFPLEEPGVDNVEGARALLTLGDTVTTDHISPAGPFSEDLPAGQWLKERGVEPYEFNTYGSRRGNHEVMMRGTFANVRIKNELLDGKEGGYTIHHPTDEETTVFDASERYREEDTPLIVMAGEELGTGSSRDWAAKGTDLLGIRATIGKSYERIYRDNLIGMGVLPLQFDDGEGWEELGLEGDEHFEISGLEDGLEPNAELTVTAEDDDGEVTEFTVTAQVDTPMAVEYVENGGVLHLVLRRLLTEELE, from the coding sequence ATGTCTACGATGGAGTTCTCGGATGCAATCCGGGAGTTCGAGCACGACGGAGAAACGTACAAAATGGCCGACCTTACGGTCTTAGAGGAGCAGGGCCTCTGTGACCTCGAGAAGCTGCCCGTGAGCATTCGAGTGTTGCTCGAGTCCGTGCTGCGCAACGCTGACGGCGACATGATCGACGCCGACGACGTTCGCGCGGCCGCTTCCTGGGAGCCGGACGTTCCGGATGCCGAAGTGCCGTTTACGGTCTCGCGGGTCGTCCTGCAGGACCTGACCGGTGTGCCAGCAGTCGTCGACCTCGCGGCCCTGCGCTCGGCCGCAGACCGAAAGGGCGTCGACCCGACGGTCGTCGAGCCGGAAGTCCCGTGTGACCTCGTGATCGACCACAGCGTACAGGTCGACCACTTCGGCAGCGACGACGCCTACGAGAAGAACGTCGAGATCGAGTACGAGCGCAACGAAGAGCGATACCGCGCGATCAAGTGGGCCCAGCAGGCGTTCGACGAGTTCAACGTCGTGCCGCCGGGAACGGGGATCGTCCACCAGGTCAACTTAGAACACCTCGGCGAGGTCGTCCACGAGCGTGAGGTCGACGGCGAGCAGTGGCTGGTGCCCGACACGCTCGTCGGTACCGACAGCCACACCCCGATGATCGGCGGTATCGGTGTCGTCGGCTGGGGTGTCGGTGGAATCGAGGCCGAAGCGGCGTTGCTCGGCCAGCCGATCAACATGTCCCTTCCCGAAGTCGTCGGTGTCCGCCTCTCCGGCGATCTGCCTGACGGTGCGACCGCGACGGACCTCGTCCTTCACATCACCGAAAAGCTCCGCGAAGTCGGCGTCGTCGACAAGTTCGTCGAGTTCTTCGGCCCCGGCGTCTCCCAGCTTTCCGTGGCCGACCGAGCGACGATCTCGAACATGGCCCCCGAACAGGGTTCGACCATCAGCATGTTCCCCGTCGACGACAAGACCCTCGAGTACCTCGAACTCACGGGTCGCGACGAAGATCACATCGAACTCATCCGCGAATATCTCGAGGCCCAGGGACTGTTCGGCGAGCAGGACCCCGAATTCACCGAGGTCGTCGAGTTCGATCTCGGCGACGTCGAACCGAGCCTCGCCGGCCACAAGAAGCCCCACCAGCGTATCCCGATGGGCAACCTCGACGAGCACTTCCCGTCCCTGCTCGAAGAGGAAGGCGTTATCGGCCCCGGCGGCGAACCAGCGATCGGCGACGGAAGCGGCGCGGCCGCGGCGGATTCGACCGCCGACGGCCCCGGTCTCGCGCTCGACGAGAAGGTCCCCGTCGAACTCGAGGACGGAACTGAGATCGAAATCGGCCACGGCGATGTCCTCGTCAGCGCGATCACCTCCTGTACGAACACCTCGAACCCGTCCGTGATGGTCGGTGCCGGCCTGCTCGCTCGGAACGCGGCCGAGGCCGGACTCGAGGTACCCGAGTACGTCAAAACCAGCCTTGCACCCGGCAGTCGGGTCGTCACGGAGTATCTCGAGCGCTCCGGGCTGCTCGAGGACCTCGAGGAACTCGGCTACCACGTCGTCGGCTACGGCTGTACGACCTGTATCGGCAACTCCGGACCCCTGCCAGAGCCGATCGAGAACGCGATCGACGAACACGACCTCTGGACGACGAGCGTCCTCTCGGGTAACCGAAACTTCGAGGCCCGCATCCACCCGAAGATCAAAGCGAACTATCTCGCTTCCCCGCCGCTGGTCGTCGCCTACGGTCTCGCAGGTCGGATGGACATCGACCTCGAGGAAGAGCCCATCGGCACGAACGACGATGGCGAGGAAATCTACCTCGAGGACATCTGGCCGGACACGGAGGAAGTCCGCGAGACGATCCACGACAGCATCTCTCCCGAGATGTTCGAGGAGAAGTACGCGAGCGTCTACGAAGGCGACGAGCGCTGGGAAGCTCTCGACGCCCCCGAAGGCGAGGTCTACGACTGGGACTCCGAGTCGACGTACATCCGCGAACCGCCGTTCTTCCAGGACTTCCCGCTCGAAGAACCCGGCGTCGACAACGTCGAGGGCGCTCGCGCGCTGTTGACGCTCGGTGACACCGTCACGACCGACCACATCAGCCCCGCCGGGCCGTTCAGCGAGGACCTGCCCGCCGGCCAGTGGCTCAAAGAGCGCGGCGTCGAACCGTACGAGTTCAACACCTACGGCTCCCGCCGTGGCAACCACGAGGTCATGATGCGTGGCACCTTCGCGAACGTCCGCATCAAAAACGAGCTGCTCGACGGCAAGGAAGGCGGCTACACCATCCACCACCCGACCGACGAGGAGACGACGGTCTTCGACGCCTCCGAACGCTACCGCGAGGAGGACACGCCACTCATCGTCATGGCCGGCGAAGAACTCGGAACCGGCTCGAGCCGTGACTGGGCCGCGAAAGGAACCGACCTGCTCGGTATCCGCGCGACCATCGGCAAGAGCTACGAACGTATCTACCGTGACAACCTCATCGGCATGGGCGTCTTGCCCCTGCAGTTCGACGACGGCGAGGGCTGGGAAGAACTCGGCCTCGAGGGCGACGAGCACTTCGAGATTTCCGGCCTCGAGGACGGCCTCGAGCCAAACGCCGAGTTGACGGTCACGGCCGAAGACGACGACGGCGAGGTCACGGAGTTCACCGTCACCGCACAGGTCGACACGCCGATGGCAGTCGAATACGTCGAGAACGGCGGCGTTCTCCACCTCGTGCTGCGACGCCTGCTCACCGAAGAGCTCGAGTAA
- a CDS encoding dihydrofolate reductase yields the protein MSDDSTPSDAAGEPALETGRELVGIVAVADNGIIGKDGEMPWHLPEDLAHFKQTTMDHPVVMGRITYEGILEALGEPLPGRTTVVVTTRDLETPENALVAHDLEEALERAGRAARERHDDASRIFVAGGASIYEQFLPVLDRLIVTEIDDEPDGDTAFPDWDRTAFREASRDDRDGFAFVEYVRTN from the coding sequence ATGAGCGACGACTCGACCCCCAGCGACGCCGCCGGGGAACCGGCACTCGAGACGGGTCGCGAACTCGTCGGTATCGTCGCCGTCGCCGACAACGGCATCATCGGGAAGGACGGCGAGATGCCGTGGCACCTCCCCGAAGACCTCGCCCACTTCAAGCAGACGACGATGGACCACCCCGTCGTCATGGGACGAATCACCTACGAGGGCATCTTAGAGGCCCTCGGCGAACCGCTCCCCGGTCGGACGACGGTCGTCGTGACGACCCGTGACCTCGAGACGCCCGAGAACGCCCTCGTCGCGCACGATCTCGAGGAGGCTCTCGAGCGGGCAGGGAGGGCCGCGCGCGAGCGCCACGACGACGCCTCGCGAATCTTCGTCGCGGGCGGGGCCTCGATTTACGAGCAGTTCCTTCCCGTGCTCGATCGGCTGATCGTCACCGAGATTGACGACGAGCCGGACGGCGACACCGCCTTTCCCGACTGGGACCGGACCGCCTTTCGGGAGGCCAGTCGGGACGACCGCGACGGGTTCGCGTTCGTCGAATACGTTCGCACGAACTGA
- the thyA gene encoding thymidylate synthase → MQQYLELVEAALSGGTYKPNRTGVDTVSSFSEHYEVDLSKGYPLLTTKKMDGYRWNSMLHEVCWYLSGQEHIRDLREETKIWDAWADDDGHLDTAYGRFWRRYPIPAAEARLEGESWPEAADQWVTEEADGRLTFDQLQYVVDGLSDSPNSRRFVVNAWHPANAAVSTLPPCHYTFVFNVQGDRLNCHLTQRSGDIALGIPFNIAAYALLTTVVAQQTGFEPGTFAHTVVDAHVYCGRGDRGEWYADNLETLQARLADVDDREGYLAVREWLEAEAPAEAEGDERLDHVPGLLEQLSRDPLERPTLEVANVSIDDLAYEDVELLGYESHEGIAFSVAE, encoded by the coding sequence ATGCAACAGTACCTCGAGCTGGTCGAGGCCGCGCTCTCGGGAGGGACCTACAAGCCCAACCGCACCGGCGTCGACACGGTTTCGTCGTTTAGCGAACACTACGAGGTCGACCTCTCGAAGGGCTATCCCCTGCTCACGACCAAAAAGATGGACGGCTATCGGTGGAACTCGATGCTCCACGAGGTCTGCTGGTACCTCTCAGGTCAAGAGCACATCCGAGACCTGCGTGAGGAAACGAAGATCTGGGACGCCTGGGCCGACGATGACGGGCATCTCGATACCGCCTACGGCCGGTTCTGGCGTCGATACCCCATCCCAGCAGCGGAGGCGCGTCTCGAGGGCGAGTCCTGGCCTGAGGCGGCCGACCAGTGGGTCACCGAGGAGGCGGACGGCCGACTGACGTTCGACCAGTTACAGTACGTGGTCGACGGGCTCTCGGACTCGCCGAACTCGCGTCGGTTCGTCGTCAACGCCTGGCACCCCGCGAACGCGGCGGTCTCGACGCTGCCGCCGTGTCACTACACCTTCGTCTTCAACGTCCAGGGCGACCGGCTGAACTGCCATCTCACCCAGCGATCGGGCGACATCGCACTCGGAATCCCGTTCAATATCGCCGCCTACGCGCTTTTGACGACCGTCGTCGCCCAGCAGACGGGCTTCGAACCCGGCACGTTCGCTCACACCGTCGTCGACGCACACGTCTACTGTGGTCGTGGTGACCGCGGCGAGTGGTACGCCGACAACCTCGAGACCCTCCAGGCCCGGCTCGCCGACGTCGACGACCGTGAGGGCTACCTCGCGGTTCGCGAGTGGCTCGAGGCCGAAGCGCCGGCGGAAGCCGAGGGCGACGAGCGTCTCGATCACGTTCCTGGCCTGCTCGAGCAACTCTCGCGCGACCCGCTCGAACGACCGACGCTCGAGGTTGCGAACGTCTCGATCGACGACCTCGCCTACGAGGACGTCGAACTCCTCGGGTACGAGTCCCACGAGGGAATCGCGTTCTCGGTGGCCGAATGA
- a CDS encoding ribonuclease H-like domain-containing protein has product MTARAGPGLLALSPSVLADRPEATLQDMAATLEPDAVWVLGPSRDARAFARARRAFDVPVVHPPLESGDGPLSTLAVDTTGRTLEVAFAPDARALQRDPETAAKELTASKPCALVCDDVTTSVRPTALETTLECADALASALPRGRVSTVLTGGEPAGYDELWHLEPATGAVRAVDHDPLVGSDSTDDEAVSIRVRGAGSVESYGKSTGVALVTLDGDGDGVERTDTHDVTDFGLEAVSGIGPKTAARLADRGIQTRADVLETSMATLADLPGVGRDRARTFHQHATVLETGEPRRLTDESLPGENWSTPPLCLDIETDGLSPTIIWQVGVYDPVTDEYRAFVERTDPTDPAPVLEAFCDWLFGIHPNRALLTWNGWRFDYRHLGAFIAKHVPYYAEEWEAIPTFDLYLWAVGNDNALLPGRTNALEDVASALDYEGAGTGLDGARTAAAYQRFVRTGEPLEWDRHEAYCEDDCRALWHVYEHLRDAPQADSTAETTASDRSSTSSAGLTDAAESDSSGRRREPTSGETKNSTERTEQTGLGDF; this is encoded by the coding sequence ATGACCGCTCGAGCCGGCCCTGGCCTGCTGGCGCTTTCGCCGTCGGTGCTCGCTGACCGTCCGGAGGCGACCCTGCAGGATATGGCGGCCACGCTCGAGCCTGACGCTGTCTGGGTGCTTGGCCCATCGCGCGATGCTCGGGCGTTCGCCCGCGCCCGGCGAGCGTTCGACGTGCCGGTGGTCCACCCGCCGCTCGAATCGGGCGACGGCCCGCTCTCGACGCTGGCGGTCGACACTACTGGCCGGACACTCGAGGTCGCGTTCGCTCCCGACGCACGAGCGCTCCAGAGAGACCCCGAAACGGCCGCAAAAGAACTCACCGCCTCGAAACCTTGCGCGCTCGTCTGTGACGACGTCACGACCAGCGTTCGCCCGACCGCCCTCGAGACGACGCTCGAGTGCGCGGACGCACTCGCGAGTGCGCTCCCGCGCGGGCGCGTTTCGACCGTCCTTACAGGGGGTGAGCCGGCCGGCTACGACGAACTGTGGCATCTCGAGCCAGCGACTGGGGCCGTAAGAGCCGTCGATCACGACCCACTGGTCGGTTCCGACTCGACCGATGACGAGGCGGTTTCGATCCGCGTCCGTGGTGCGGGATCGGTCGAGAGCTACGGCAAATCGACGGGCGTCGCGCTCGTGACTCTCGACGGCGACGGTGACGGCGTCGAGCGGACCGATACTCACGACGTCACCGACTTCGGCCTCGAGGCCGTCTCCGGGATTGGCCCGAAGACGGCCGCCCGACTCGCCGACCGGGGGATACAGACGCGGGCGGACGTGCTCGAGACGTCTATGGCGACGCTCGCCGACCTTCCGGGAGTCGGGCGGGACCGCGCACGGACGTTCCACCAGCACGCGACGGTCCTCGAGACGGGCGAGCCCCGGCGACTCACCGACGAGTCTCTCCCCGGTGAGAACTGGTCGACACCGCCGCTGTGTCTCGACATCGAGACCGACGGTCTCTCGCCGACGATCATCTGGCAGGTCGGCGTCTACGACCCTGTCACCGACGAGTACCGCGCGTTCGTCGAGCGAACCGATCCGACAGATCCGGCCCCGGTGCTCGAGGCGTTCTGTGACTGGCTGTTCGGCATCCACCCTAACCGGGCGTTGCTCACCTGGAACGGCTGGCGCTTCGACTACCGCCACCTCGGGGCGTTCATCGCGAAACACGTCCCGTACTACGCCGAGGAGTGGGAGGCGATTCCCACGTTCGATCTCTACCTGTGGGCCGTCGGCAACGACAACGCGTTGCTCCCCGGACGAACGAACGCACTCGAGGACGTCGCATCGGCGCTTGACTACGAGGGCGCGGGAACGGGCCTCGACGGCGCGCGAACCGCCGCGGCCTACCAGCGGTTCGTCCGAACCGGGGAGCCGCTCGAGTGGGATCGCCACGAAGCCTACTGCGAGGACGACTGCCGGGCGCTGTGGCACGTCTACGAACACCTTCGAGACGCCCCACAGGCGGATTCGACGGCTGAAACCACCGCCAGCGATCGCTCGAGTACATCATCCGCTGGACTCACTGACGCCGCGGAGTCGGACTCGAGCGGCCGTCGCCGGGAGCCGACGTCAGGCGAGACCAAGAACTCGACCGAGAGGACCGAGCAGACTGGGTTAGGTGATTTCTGA